The Dermochelys coriacea isolate rDerCor1 chromosome 7, rDerCor1.pri.v4, whole genome shotgun sequence sequence cacaccagccctgGGGATGGGTCCTTCCTCGCTCTCCCCAGAGATCACTTCCACCCCCCACAGAGCACCCCACCTCAGCCCAAACCCTCAACTCACTTTTAACTCCCCAGCTCACCACAAGCGCCCATTCACCCCAACTTTTCCAgctcccccacctcacctcatTTAACCCCCAACCCCTGAtcccctccctcctcaccccagccccctctccaccccattGCTAGAGGGGCAGGTACAGTGTCCCGATTGTGGGTGGCTCAGCAGGGCGTGGGAGGGCAGGATTCTGCACAGTTCTATCCCTGCCTTGGCACAGCTCCCCGCAAGGGTAttgctcccactcccctgagggGTACAGCTCTGCCCAGGAAACgactcccatccctccccagagaGACACAGCACCCCTCTCCCAGCAACACTCACCCATGTAACAAGGGGACCTGAGACAAAGTCCTCCAGGCTCTCCAAGCCACGCCCGTCCCCATCCATCCTCTGCTTGGGTCTCTGTGGTTGGTGCAGGTCCCACAAAGAGGGCCCCTGCACACAGGTGcgtctgctcccccccaccccagccaggctCCCCCCGCTCTGGTTTTCCGCGCTGCGCAAAGAGGAACTTCCGCAATCACAGGGTGGGGagcggctggggtgggggggggcctgcAGGGACGCCAGGAAACCAGCACCCACAGCAGACCTgctgtgggtgggaggagggaaaccCCTGAAAGCTGCCGGTAGgtcgctccccacccccagcttgggGGCAATTGGGGACCTCTCCCAATCGGctcatctaccccagtatcccaCCTCTCCCTTACTCTAGATCAGATCCATAGGCCCATCTGGCCAGTATCTCGTCCGACTACTGCCTGAGATCAGACCCGTCTAGATCAGTATCCTGCTTCACCCTCTCCAGGTCATCCCCttgggcccatctagcccagcatcttGCTTCCAACTGCGGTCAGCCCTGGAGGAAGGGCCACAACAATCAACAGCCATGGAGCAAACCTAGAGTGGAGGTAACGGGCACCCCTCTCCCGACCACGTCACGGCGGGACTGGCTCTTTTCCTTAATCGAGAGTGTGTGTGGtggaccccctccccaccaccatctCTCCCCTGTATAAACCTATAGGCATAATTTCTGGTCAGATCCTGCCATCATCCAGTGGGGGGAGACCCACTGTGCCCCGTAGGTGACAGCTGTACTGCCTTTCAGCACCCCACATCCTTGATGGGGGAGCAAACACAGCAGCCCCCCTGGACATGGCTCTCAGATCTCACCAAGCCCCTTTCTCCTAAACCCCACTTAATAGCCCCCCAAGAATCTCTCTGCTCTATTTCCCAGTACCCCAATGCTGCTAGGGTGGGAGGCTTGCTCTGAACCCCGATCCAAAGGGATGGGTCTCCCATTGATTCACATCCTGCTCCTTATAAGTCTGCAGTGGCTGGCCCAATGGGTGGGGGCCCACTCTTGGTTGGGAGgcaggggtctgtgcagcacccagcctgaTAAGGGCTCTGAACTTGGACCCATAATACACCTCATCAATTATTTTAGGTCAGAGGCAAATCTGCTACCCACGCTGGTGGCAGTGCAGCCTCAGGCGAACATCCTgcgccccctgctgctgtgagGGGCAGGAAAGCAGCCCCCAGAATCATGCATTGTCCTGGCTCAGATTTCATTTCTGGGAAGGAGCCAGGACCCCCTGCACAGCCAATGGATGGGGGAAGAAACCTGGGCTCCTGCCCTTGGGGGTGGAAGGTAGGGAGGTCTGAACATGAGGCAGGGGTTGAAATCTCAAGCCTCCCACTCTGGGAAAAGTAGGGGGCTGGATCTCATGGTCtagagaggagggggaagttgGGGTTCCCAGCCTGAGGTGGAAAGAGGCCCGTGTTCTCACTCTGGGGGAGGTAGGAGTAGTCAGGACTCCTGGCATGGGCAGACAGAGGGGAGTGGAGCCAGGGCATTGCAGGGAGAGAATTCTAGCATGGGAGGGGCAGTTTCcaagacccccccccaccccattccccctcaCACCAAACATGGGACCAGCTTGGGGTTTGGTGGAGCACAAGCGCCCCCTTGTGGCCATGCTGGGGCCCACACCAAAGATCCTGCTTAGGAGTGGTCAGTGGGGTcctgctttggggcaggggcgggaggtGCTGAGTCCCATTCCCCATTTCAAGTCCAGGGGGCCTAGCCTAGATCTTATGACCCTCTGACCCAGGGCTAGGGGAGAGCAAGACTCCAGGGGGACCCATTGCCAGCCCCAGTTCGGCAAATCAGAGACCCTAGGGAGAGGCACcacaggggagggggttgttgTATGACCACCCACCCATGGCAGGGAAATCAGGGCAGCAGGAACCCTCCACCCTTGATTCAGCAATACTCCCagagatcccccccaccccatctctagggcacagaccctcccccacacactgcaGCAATCTCCCTCTGCTTGtgtggcccctgccccccccccaggctgttTATTCTGCCCTCAAGGCCTCAAAAGAGGATTATGAGATGCTGGGGGCAAGGACAGGgacggtgtgcaggaggcatgGGCAGGCCAACACTCCGGGGGAGCAGGGCTGAGTAGGATAAAGCTGGGATCTGGATCACTCCCTTGCTTCCCCCCCTACCCTGCCGTGTCTatagcttccccctcccccacacccctagcagagagacagaggcagGGCTGGCAAGAGCCGTTTATTCCGGGTTGATACACAGCATGGTGGGGCAGTACACCACCATCAGGGCACAAGAGCCCCCTAGAGGCCAAGCCCATGacagcaggagtagcagcaacagcacagccccccctcccccaggagggAGACCATCATATTATGTGGGGAAAGGATGCTGCGCCGCCCCGCTCCTGGTgctagggcgggggggggggagtggggggaagcagcagcagcagggacccTGGCTTCCTGGTGCTCAGAGCTGAGAGAGAATATGGTTGGCAAGGCTGCAGGTCAGCCCTGTTCCATCCTCCTCCACGTTGAGAGCCTTCACCACACCATCCTCCAGCACCATGGAGAACCTGAGAGAGATGGGGAGTGTCAGTGCCAGGGTCCCCTCCCACCGTGCAATCCTCCACCACAGAAAACTTGGGAGGGGTCAGGGTGAGAACACAATGGGGATTCCCCCTCCCTTGCCCTCCAGGGGTTTCCCTCTCATCCCTCCCGGACTCCCCACTTCCCACCCTATCGTCCACCACCATGGAGAACCCGGGGGGAGATTGGGGATTCAGTCTGGGGATACAGCCAGGGCTCCCTCCAACATCATGGAGAAGGGAGGGTTGGGGGTATCAATGTGGGGATATAGCCAGGGGGGCTTTGCCTTTCCCAGGTTTTCCCATGGAGATGGAGAGGAGGACttcatttcctttccctcccctccacacccaacccccttccccccccagcaaaGGGGACACCCCAGAGGCCCATAGTTGTAGCTGCAGGGGTGCATCCTCTCCCCTCTGAGCTCCTAACACTCATCCCCATGCCCATCCCTTGCCTGTACAGACAGGGAACCCCAGCtctcccctgggggggggggtagggagcCCACTGCTTTACCTTTTGCAGCGGTTGGTCCCAAAGAGGTCACGCAGGGGCTCCTtgtccagcagcagctctgtagcctaggggagaaagggaaagcaAGGGGGGGGTGAGACAGGGTCCCACTCCAAGGCAGACGACACAGCCCAGGAACTGCCCCCCACAAAAGGCCCTTCATCTCTGGAGCTGCCTGGTCCTCAGATGTCCTTTGACCCCAACTCAGCCCCTGTTGTTGGTGTCAGGGAGGTGGCACTGGAGGGACAGAATCCTGGATCCCTCTAATAGGGGATGGGGttccactgccccttcccccacagtcCCACAATGCTGGATCTGACACAGCAGAtaggggaggagcagaggagagaACAGGCATACGGTGGGGTGGGAAAGAGGACTGGCCAGGGGTTGGGGGCCCTGAATCTGGGCTGTCGAGCTGGTTAGGAGGGGAAGGGCCAAGGACTGATATACAGACATGTGGGtagggagagactgggactgatcCCTGATCCAGGAGGAGGATACCCCCAGCGGGGcatgggttgggggggtggggcattACCTTTCCGAAGGCTCCAGTGGGGTCAGCCAGCATCCACacctgagtggggagggggaaagggttaGGGAGCCAGTGAAGAGGCGCCTGTGAGGTGGGCGGCAGGGTAGGAGTGGCAAGGGCCACACCCACTCCTGAGGTTACACAACCTACAGATGCCCCCTTGCATAACCAACAGCTCCTACGGGGAAGGGAAGTGCTCACTGCTGCCTGGAAGTCACCCACTGCCTgcaagggtgggggcagggctcctgcagcCTTGAGGTTAGGGTGCTACTGAGTTGAGGAGAGAAAagtctcctcccctttccctgagACTCAGCACCATACACTCCCTATGAGGACACTGCCCTGGGCCTCGACCCCCGCTCACTCCCCCTGCCCTGGGTCCCCTAGTCCCACCTTCTGCATTCCCCTTCTTATGGTCCCTGGGACTCTCCACATTCCCCTTGGCTGGTGCCCCCACCTGCCCTCTGTCCTCCTCCTGGCCTGGGCTGTGTGGCCCCTTCACCTGGGTGCCATAGCTCAACACCCCCCTGCCTTACCGTCCCTTCACTCCCCTTGCCCTGGGCCCCGGGGACCttgctcccctctctccccagctcacctTCCCCTGGGCCCCGGGGGCCTtgccctgctctctccccagctcacctTGCCCTGGGCCCCATGGGCCTTGCCCCACTCACTCATGACAAAGACATCGTTCACAGCCAGGCAGGCGATCAGCTCCACGCCCTTGGCCTTCAGCGCCCCCACCTGCTCCACATAGCCCGGCAAGTGGGTCTGAGGGGGGTAAGAAGAGCATTAGTTCCTCAGCATGCGGGGGAGAGGCAGAGACACCAGCCCAGGGATCCAAGGAGGGAGTTGGGCAGCCCCTGGCACGCAAGGACACACAGAGCTCACATATGTGTCCCTTTTCCAGTCCACCCTGCGGCTCCCTTGGCCCCAGGGATGGGATGGTGGGAGGGATGCTCTGGTGGATGAATTctggggagctgggtggggtgggggatactCTGAGGAGGGGGGTGAGGGAACTCTAGGATGGGGGGTTTCGGGGAACAGGGCATGTGAGGGGTCATTCTAGAATGGGGGAGGGTGCTCTAGGATGGGGGTTgcaaagggtgggggggatgctctggagttgctgtgtgtgtgttctaaaaTGGGCagggtagtggggggaggggaagcacgCACTGCGGAGGGGAGGAGGTCTCCATGCCTCACCTTGGAGCAGCCAGGGGTGAAGGCACCAGGCACCCCGAAGAGAATCCCTTTCTTGCCCTTGAAGAGTGCGGCCACATCCACCTTGGTGCCGGGGTCCCCCTCATACACCTCCACACTGGGCAGCTTGTCTCCGACCTGGGGGCACAGGGGGTGAGAGCTGGCGGGAGGCCTAGCCAAGTCCCCTTGCCCAGGGCAAGTCTATGCCAGATCTCCACAGGGCCTCTGTCCCACACACCCCCAATGCAGGGGGAGGGGCCACCTCCACTCTGGAATTCCAGCTGGGAGCTGGTTCCTCTTGCCCCAGCTACAACCTCCCCACCCTTGCCCCAGTGCCAACAGGGCGTGACCAGAACAGATGCAGATGGGGGCCTCAAGCAGCTGACTAATGGGGGGGGTCTCCCTTCCCAGTCACCCAGCCAGCTTCCTGCCTtggaacccccatccccagcactgggagggggCAAAGACAAGCCTCCAGCTGATGCATAAAGCCTGAGATGAGCCTCTCCAtagctggggagcaggagagcCCTGTGTGCATCCCTCAGTTGTGTttgatgtatgtgtgtgtgtcaggtttcagagtagcagccgtgctaatctgtattcgcaaaaagaaaaggagtacttgtggcaccttagagactaacaaatttatttgagcataagctttcatgagctacagctcacttcatcggatgcatttggtggaaaatacagaggggagattgatatacacacacagagaacatgaaacaatgggttttatcatacacactgtaaggagagtgatcacttaagatgagccatcaccagcagcagggggggagggaggaaaacctttcatggtgacaagcaaggtaggctatttccagcagttaacaagaacatctgaggaacagtgggggggcagggggagaaataacatggggaaatagttttactttgtgtaatgactcatccattcccagtctctattcaagcctaagttaattgtatccagtttgcaaattaattccaattccgcagtctctctttggagtctgtttttgaaatttttttgttgaagtatagccaccctcaggtctgtaatcgagtgaccggagagattgaagtgttctccaattggtttttgaatgttataattcttgacggatgatttgtgtccatttattcttttacgtagagactgtccagtttgacctatgtacatggcagaggggcattgctggcacatgatggcatatatcacattggtagatgcgcaggtgaacgagcctctgatagtgtggctgatgtgattaggccctatgatggtgtcccctgaatagatgcgtgggcagagttggcaacgggctttgttgcaaggataggttcctgggttagtggttctgttgtgtggtgtgtggttgctggtgagtatttgctttagattggggggctgtctgtaagcaaggactggcctgtggggtcgtaaatttgttagtctttaaggtgccacaagtactccttttcttttatttccccatgttatttctcctccccaccccaccccccactgttcctcagatgttcttgttaactgctggaaatagcctaccttgcttgtcaccatgaaaggttttcctccctccccccctgctgctggtgatggcttatcttaagtgatcactctccttacagttttcatagtagcagccgtgttagtctgtattcgcaaaaagaaaaggagtacctgtggcaccttagagactaacaaatttattagagcataagctttcgtgagctacagctcacttcatcggatgcatcaagtgccacaagtactccttttcttttttctccttacaatgtgtatgataaacccattgtttcatgttctctgtgtgtgtatatcaatctcccctctgtattttccaccaaatgcatccgatgaagtgagctgtagctcacgaaagcttatgctcaaataaatttgttagtctctaaggtgccacaagtactccttttttcttttcttttcttttcttttcttttcttttctcttttctttgtgtgtgtgtgtggtaactACAATCCCTGGGGGGAACTCCACAAGAGAGAGACTCAGTGATTCAGCACCCCTACCTTGGAGTTTCCAAACTGATTACTCAAGTCCATGAGTTGGACACCTCCCCCAGTTTCCTGCCTCCCATACCCACATCCCCAACTTTCTGGGCTGCTGTGTACCCCCCTTCACAACcaaccatcctccctccctccccagcctgctcctccaCCTAACCCCACAACCCAGCTCCCACAACCCCAACCAACCCCCATCTTCCCCACATCCTACCCCTGCCTCCCACT is a genomic window containing:
- the PRDX5 gene encoding peroxiredoxin-5, mitochondrial, with product MATVIQAVSMVTAWRGVAGRGLLRAGPPQPRAQRSFGVRAASMAPVKVGDKLPSVEVYEGDPGTKVDVAALFKGKKGILFGVPGAFTPGCSKTHLPGYVEQVGALKAKGVELIACLAVNDVFVMSEWGKAHGAQGKVWMLADPTGAFGKATELLLDKEPLRDLFGTNRCKRFSMVLEDGVVKALNVEEDGTGLTCSLANHILSQL